The Scophthalmus maximus strain ysfricsl-2021 chromosome 7, ASM2237912v1, whole genome shotgun sequence genome includes a window with the following:
- the slc23a4 gene encoding xan_ur_permease domain-containing protein isoform X1, with product MAPEKDSNSLDDFAFSLKGRFCDLPDSKNGEDLDSSLDGKGNKLVYCVTDVPPWYLCIILGIQHCLTAFGGIIAIPLIVSQGLCLQHDGLTQSHLISTIFFVSGVCTLLQVTFGIRLPILQGGTFTLLAPSMAMLSMPEWECPAWTQNASLVNTTSEEFIDVWQSRMRALQGSIMVGSLFQVFVGFSGLIGLFMRFIGPLTIAPTISLIGLSLFDSAGASAGNHWGISAMTTALIILFSQYLRHIPVPFPKYSKDKKLHTSRVYIFQILPVLLGITLSWLICFILTTYNVLPADPDQYGYLARTDLKGDIMNQAPWFSFPYPGQWGMPTVSLAGVVGILAGVISSMIESVGDYHACARLSGAPPPPRHAINRGIGIEGIGCLLAGAWGTGNGTTSYSENVGALGITKVGSRMVIIASGVLMIVMGVFGKVGAIFTTIPSPVIGGMFMVMFGVISAAGVSNLQYANMNSSRNIFIFGFSIFSGLVIPNWIFKNPKAIATGVVELDQVLQVLLTTSMFVGGFLGFILDNTIPAGSKHERGILAWNQAHEDDFSNTPEGGEVYNLPFGISSYLSSFSWLRYIPFCPPHTPGSLDGSGADTKSLEPKLRLGNPEPAQIIVGVAL from the exons CACTGTTTGACTGCATTCGGAGGCATCATCGCCATCCCGTTAATCGTATCTCAGGGGTTGTGTCTGCAACATGACGGCCTCACACAGAGCCACCTCATCAGTACCATCTTCTTTGTCTCCGGTGTTTGCACACTGCTGCAAGTTACCTTCGGCATCAG GCTGCCCATCCTCCAAGGTGGCACATTCACATTGTTGGCCCCTTCCATGGCAATGCTGTCCATGCCAGAGTGGGAATGTCCGGCTTGGACACAAAATGCAAGCCTGGTCAACACCACATCCGAAGAATTCATCGATGTGTGGCAGAGTCGAATGAGAGCA CTCCAGGGTTCCATTATGGTGGGCTCGCTGTTCCAGGTGTTTGTAGGTTTCTCGGGTCTCATTGGCCTCTTCATGCGCTTCATCGGGCCTCTCACTATCGCTCCCACCATCTCTCTCATCGGACTGTCATTGTTTGACTCAGCCGGCGCGAGTGCTGGCAACCACTGGGGCATCTCTGCCAT gaCCACAGCACTGATCATCCTGTTCTCACAGTACCTCCGTCACATACCTGTGCCTTTCCCCAAATACAGCAAGGATAAGAAACTGCACACCTCGCGCGTCTACATCTTTCAGATTCTCCCT GTTTTACTTGGAATAACCCTATCTTGGctcatctgttttattttgacaacatACAATGTATTACCTGCTGACCCGGACCAGTATGGTTATCTGGCTCGCACTGATCTAAAGGGAGATATTATGAACCAAGCTCCCTGGTTCAGTTTCCCATACCCAG GTCAGTGGGGGATGCCGACTGTGAGCCTGGCTGGAGTGGTTGGCATACTCGCTGGTGTTATTTCCTCCATGATAGAGTCCGTAGGGGACTACCATGCTTGTGCTAGGCTATCTGGGGCTCCACCTCCACCTAGACATGCCATCAACAGGGGTATTGGTATTGAAGGGATTGGCTGTCTGCTGGCTGGAGCCTGGGGTACAGGCAATGGTACCACCTCATACAGCGAGAATGTCGGAGCTCTTGGTATTACAAAG GTTGGCAGTCGTATGGTGATAATAGCAAGTGGAGTGCTGATGATTGTCATGGGCGTGTTTGGCAAAGTGGGGGCCATATTCACCACTATACCTTCACCTGTGATAGGAGGGATGTTCATGGTTATGTTTGGTGTCATCTCTGCAGCAGGGGTTTCTAATCTGCAG TATGCAAATATGAATTCGTCTCGAAACATCTTCATTTTTggcttctccatcttctctggACTGGTCATTCCTAACTGGATATTTAAGAACCCCAAAGCTATCGCTACAG GTGTGGTTGAACTAGACCAGGTGCTGCAAGTACTTCTGACAACCAGCATGTTTGTAGGGGGCTTCCTTGGCTTCATCCTGGACAACACCATTCCAG CAGGATCGAAGCATGAACGAGGCATTCTTGCCTGGAACCAGGCTCATGAGGACGACTTCAGCAACACACCGGAGGGCGGAGAAGTCTACAACCTACCCTTTGGCATCAGCTCCTACTTGTCGTCTTTTTCCTGGCTCCGGTACATACCGTTCTGCCCTCCCCATACGCCCGGCTCTCTGGACGGATCTGGAGCAGACACTAAGTCCCTGGAGCCGAAGTTGCGTTTGGGAAACCCAGAGCCTGCACAGATCATTGTTGGAGTTGCTCTGTGA
- the LOC118314947 gene encoding protein FAM180A, which yields MLPLRMVIVGLLYCSIRTGVTQCRTKGLFPAASRTKIGVVNPTFYDSFDDVHLLFEILLTGIHFEAGGEFSVKDAELASLRKTRHLEVICEEIIPRKLTDIYRLTSGLSNHVGHLHQEDFERTLLTLVYVTQQMFNTTTEQQRDVWAESFVSLYKSIKQDLMGTD from the exons ATGCTTCCTCTGCGAATGGTCATCGTTGGTCTTCTCTACTGCAGCATCAGAACGGGGGTCACACAATGTCGGACTAAAG GCCTGTTCCCAGCTGCCAGCAGAACAAAAATAGGGGTGGTGAACCCCACCTTCTATGATTCCTTCGATGACGTTCATCTATTATTTGAG ATCCTACTGACTGGCATACACTTTGAGGCCGGTGGAGAGTTTTCAGTGAAGGACGCTGAGCTGGCTTCTCTCCGCAAGACACGACACCTGGAGGTCATCTGCGAGGAGATCATTCCCAGGAAGCTAACAGACATTTATAGGCTCACTTCTGGCCTTTCCAATCACGTTGGTCATTTGCATCAGGAGGATTTTGAGCGCACTCTGCTGACCTTGGTATACGTCACCCAGCAGATGTTCAACACCACAACTGAACAACAACGAGATGTTTGGGCTGAGTCTTTTGTTAGCTTGTACAAATCAATCAAGCAGGATCTGATGGGGACAGACTGA